A window of the Loxodonta africana isolate mLoxAfr1 chromosome 3, mLoxAfr1.hap2, whole genome shotgun sequence genome harbors these coding sequences:
- the EFNA4 gene encoding ephrin-A4 isoform X1, whose product MRLLPLLRTVLWAALLGSPLRGGSGLRHAVYWNSSNPRLLRGDAVVELGLNDYLDIFCPHYEGPGPPEGPETFALYMVDRPGYEACQAEGAGAFKRWECSRPFAPFGPVRFSEKIQRFTPFSLGFEFLPGETYYYISVPTPESSGRCLRLQVSVCCKESKSESAHPVGSPGESGTSGWQGGGAPSPLCLLLLLLLPILRLLRVL is encoded by the exons ATGCGGCTGCTGCCCCTGCTGCGGACTGTCCTCTGGGCCGCGCTCCTCGGCTCCCCGCTGCGGGGGGGCTCTGGCCTCCGCCACGCCGTCTACTGGAACTCCAGTAACCCCAG GCTGCTCAGAGGAGATGCTGTGGTGGAGCTGGGCCTCAACGATTACCTAGATATCTTCTGCCCACACTATGAAGGGCCAGGGCCCCCTGAGGGCCCAGAGACCTTTGCCCTGTACATGGTGGACCGGCCTGGCTATGAGGCCTGCCAGGCGGAGGGGGCAGGTGCCTTCAAGCGCTGGGAGTGCTCCCGCCCATTCGCTCCCTTTGGTCCCGTTCGATTCTCAGAGAAGATTCAGCGCTTCACGCCCTTCTCCCTTGGCTTTGAGTTTCTGCCTGGAGAGACTTACTACTACATCT CGGTGCCAACTCCGGAGAGTTCTGGCCGGTGCTTGAGGCTGCAGGTGTCTGTCTGCTGCAAAGAGAGCA AGTCTGAGTCAGCCCATCCCGTTGGGAGCCCTGGAGAGAGTGGTACATCAGGGTGGCAAGGAGGGGGTGCCCCcagccccctctgtctcttgctgctgctgctgctcccgaTCCTGCGTCTCCTGCGAGTTCTCTGA
- the EFNA4 gene encoding ephrin-A4 isoform X2 has translation MRLLPLLRTVLWAALLGSPLRGGSGLRHAVYWNSSNPRLLRGDAVVELGLNDYLDIFCPHYEGPGPPEGPETFALYMVDRPGYEACQAEGAGAFKRWECSRPFAPFGPVRFSEKIQRFTPFSLGFEFLPGETYYYISVPTPESSGRCLRLQVSVCCKEMDPPCHPQEPEPSQDTLEEGPLPPELGVPSQTDKMELR, from the exons ATGCGGCTGCTGCCCCTGCTGCGGACTGTCCTCTGGGCCGCGCTCCTCGGCTCCCCGCTGCGGGGGGGCTCTGGCCTCCGCCACGCCGTCTACTGGAACTCCAGTAACCCCAG GCTGCTCAGAGGAGATGCTGTGGTGGAGCTGGGCCTCAACGATTACCTAGATATCTTCTGCCCACACTATGAAGGGCCAGGGCCCCCTGAGGGCCCAGAGACCTTTGCCCTGTACATGGTGGACCGGCCTGGCTATGAGGCCTGCCAGGCGGAGGGGGCAGGTGCCTTCAAGCGCTGGGAGTGCTCCCGCCCATTCGCTCCCTTTGGTCCCGTTCGATTCTCAGAGAAGATTCAGCGCTTCACGCCCTTCTCCCTTGGCTTTGAGTTTCTGCCTGGAGAGACTTACTACTACATCT CGGTGCCAACTCCGGAGAGTTCTGGCCGGTGCTTGAGGCTGCAGGTGTCTGTCTGCTGCAAAGAGA TGGACCCTCCCTGTCACCCCCAGGAGCCAGAGCCCTCCCAGGACACCCTGGAGGAGGGGCCCCTGCCACCTGAGCTGGGAGTGCCAAGCCAGACAGACAAGATGGAGCTGCGATAG